The following proteins are encoded in a genomic region of Phycisphaerae bacterium:
- a CDS encoding aminodeoxychorismate/anthranilate synthase component II, with amino-acid sequence MVVLIDNYDSFTYNLVQRIGELDAGLDIRVYRNDEITPEQIEAQHPDHIIISPGPCTPREGGISNDVIRRFAGKVPLLGVCLGHQCIGFVHGAEVIRAPRLMHGKTSFIRHDGQGIFRGLSNPFVATRYHSLIIANGTLPDDFVVSATADDDPTEIMAIRHRTWPLEGVQFHPESFLTVEGHKLLANFLGIG; translated from the coding sequence ATGGTCGTCCTGATCGACAACTACGACTCCTTCACTTACAACCTCGTCCAGCGCATCGGCGAGCTGGACGCGGGCCTCGACATCCGCGTCTACCGCAACGACGAGATCACGCCGGAGCAGATTGAGGCGCAGCATCCGGACCACATCATCATCTCGCCGGGGCCGTGCACGCCGCGTGAGGGTGGGATCAGCAACGACGTGATTCGTCGGTTCGCGGGGAAGGTGCCGCTGCTGGGCGTGTGCCTCGGGCATCAGTGCATCGGGTTTGTGCATGGCGCCGAGGTGATCCGCGCGCCGCGGCTGATGCACGGCAAGACGAGCTTCATCCGTCACGATGGGCAGGGGATCTTTCGCGGCCTGAGCAACCCGTTCGTGGCGACGCGCTATCACTCGCTCATCATTGCCAACGGAACGCTGCCGGACGACTTCGTTGTAAGTGCAACCGCGGACGACGACCCGACGGAGATCATGGCGATCCGGCATCGGACCTGGCCGCTGGAGGGCGTGCAGTTTCACCCGGAGAGCTTCCTGACCGTCGAGGGGCACAAGCTGCTTGCGAACTTCCTCGGGATCGGGTAG